In Macrotis lagotis isolate mMagLag1 chromosome 8, bilby.v1.9.chrom.fasta, whole genome shotgun sequence, a single genomic region encodes these proteins:
- the LOC141495348 gene encoding uncharacterized protein LOC141495348 isoform X4, producing the protein MDASNIFLCDFGVTWDILQMLMEQIPTIGGIGLVLYFFGIIFFLMCLFHFLKCQFLPQFRRNSHFSEHIRPQNIESTVRGGMVTSAHSSYSSSATSHNAWRSHQEGTKSSEDLPSFLTSPKAKLSDKDRIRQMLCSDPCCEVCDSAALKAALLYKSPLPQLASWTLPSKLNLLHVENQNCWVPFQES; encoded by the exons ATGGATGCCAGCAACATttttctgtgtgactttggggtcACCTGGGATATACTTCAGATGCTGATGGAACAGATACCAACTATAGGGGGCATTGGCTTAGTCCTCTACTTCTTTGGCATCATATTCTTCCTTATGTGCCTCTTTCACTTCTTAAAATGCCAATTTCTACCCCAATTTAGGAGGAACAGCCATTTCAGTGAG cATATTCGGCCACAGAACATAGAATCTACAGTGAGAG GTGGAATGGTCACTTCTGCCCACAGTTCCTATTCTTCTTCAGCAACTTCACACAATG CTTGGAGGTCTCACCAAGAAGGAACCAAAAGTTCTGAGGACCTTCCATCTTTCCTGACAAG CCCCAAGGCCAAGCTCTCTGACAAGGACAGAATCAGGCAGATGCTCTGCAGTGACCCCTGCTGTGAAGTGTGCGATTCTGCGGCTTTGAAGGCTGCTCTGCTGTACAAATCCCCTCTGCCCCAACTGGCCTCCTGGACCCTGCCATCCAAACTTAACCTG CTACATGTGGAAAACCAGAACTGCTGGGTTCCATTCCAAGAGTCTTAA
- the LOC141495348 gene encoding uncharacterized protein LOC141495348 isoform X3: protein MVTSAHSSYSSSATSHNAWRSHQEGTKSSEDLPSFLTSPKAKLSDKDRIRQMLCSDPCCEVCDSAALKAALLYKSPLPQLASWTLPSKLNLVPRPSHNPVASDPTSLNPSSSLAASTLPRHTASIAPIPPVNLNFTLPHSSTTPIMVQSDSESISTSRTHISVRAHTSTVARNSVRSNTSVETVPPMVLVPPLVPRLTETLTSSLLPNHSLASSVVQTASMAPVASMIPPNPKPSTPSPIPGVPQEPASATITYPSLMDLQSVNIPLSSAPTPPVASSLSTTPPTLVASLLGTVLRPPVPLSPPAPLTLTSLLAAPPAFIHTPSVAPTLSLIPNPPVAPRPSIFPIPLVTPTPSTASDLSKTPIPSLNSTLPITPTLSFAPGLRVAPVPPVTPSPFVAPAPCFPPIPSVTPNPPFSPTPFFAPSTSFAPTPSFAPVSSVAPAHSMASKPPITQTSIIDHSFLIDPTYLREQPQICHSPSVAHTSSLNPSYSRTYITSVASTSSLSPSHSTTFTSSKAPSMAPIFSRRPSFSSPSTSSIVPLKNSATSRKPARTSRFHTSSIAPKASISRTSCIARTFGETLSSSLVHDHSLVPMPSVACTTMVTCTGSTSHTHSQASPSSTICTPSLVHTPLISCGSFTTATNSVALSSQASPHLEEKICSQILRSSLLHTPSEEAHIHSPTQTTSVAATSLEKMTSSQILRFSLAGGTPVDHNPSRAHVQPITHTESWNLTSPAHTVTPRRKPWMCNKDTPIFLKPTSLVDFQLPQQSSLTPRPPSSPLAPATCGKPELLGSIPRVLTTDDAPLMTSAPLTSDIDESHATFSGISQQQNSQEYLMLPYLLLWASKLEPLSLDPSEAYLWRQNRKHNGTLPILMPEKPSDHKSSEQQKQFVPLRLQLSEQTKNARDQQHPEANKVPLLSSNAQEFLEMHITEKKAHHIRMEKELLSQATADLPPCFHHRELEKLSLVLEDTEPSAKDLWTPDPQCWSTDQPFLGSETLGNNMKPEQMSSSQQLHTPLSLILDPSTLHFLNRLCSMPGWNPESTISHNQQCIQLFWGLPSLHSESLATSYMGSSSSSRQETSIKLPPRVNPLVFFNDLCYLHLSNSANPATLPSPAQNCKLLLNSHSTSSQPLSLPHSPPLSPIPPRPSPPTRPMTSYPFPSPSLSSSLAPVRNFRTDPEETSLRIPTIYLPKFQTLEWHLLQKRLQSLWGVPHIVQRSYKAFYPLPLPLPQVHKSPFPQVQVSNWPQELPFVSKDFKKLLETHLRRRLVQHHRGIARRIEDNIKHLVLHTIPQQDPAKSKKPKPPAFQDVKHSGKRDTASDSVAVLGVGSAIMPETGLTMHTKVGPKCNPGKIPTPSKQEILQKHLIKKSLAIQQKVVPETVSRSWARYQSITLQPGQTPHRPLKMKEIVPKAPYMEDIETQTQSQTEPKSQIQPQLQFRQEAPSPIKEVFYQAETCKDVPFLNPETKKLLESHISHLHVQSKWGLPKKVLESIHLFKLKNPSSQVSPVHWLRSYSGIGERNLQEFWVVGVAREASAPVLDILEAEKSSWNIGKELGKGPQARGDWEENIFSPRPCQMDREPRQHMSEMGSRRKILELNMKHPALLQRQKDLDPSFRKKLQGKEKQDHRVIPLIEENERVDEGQRLCLLKSPCTLNNAVSFSKLNFHLKKRMVEKVLGIPLRVRESRELATRKQLQLLPSLQVEAPLVGEATESFPGPSHEREIKDAQMAEGQALSLSTLDTQDLSSLLFKAQLSNEEEFHPSVLEHSYCQRHASDTLVYLHALGFQATEVPGS, encoded by the exons ATGGTCACTTCTGCCCACAGTTCCTATTCTTCTTCAGCAACTTCACACAATG CTTGGAGGTCTCACCAAGAAGGAACCAAAAGTTCTGAGGACCTTCCATCTTTCCTGACAAG CCCCAAGGCCAAGCTCTCTGACAAGGACAGAATCAGGCAGATGCTCTGCAGTGACCCCTGCTGTGAAGTGTGCGATTCTGCGGCTTTGAAGGCTGCTCTGCTGTACAAATCCCCTCTGCCCCAACTGGCCTCCTGGACCCTGCCATCCAAACTTAACCTGGTACCCAGACCCTCACATAACCCAGTTGCATCTGATCCCACCTCACTGAATCCCTCTTCCTCTTTGGCTGCCAGTACCTTGCCACGTCATACTGCTTCTATTGCTCCCATCCCCCCAGTGAACCTCAATTTCACCCTGCCCCATTCTTCCACAACCCCCATCATGGTCCAATCTGACTCCGAGTCCATTTCCACGTCCAGGACCCATATATCAGTACGGGCTCATACCTCCACAGTTGCCCGCAATTCTGTAAGGTCAAACACTTCTGTGGAAACTGTCCCTCCCATGGTCTTAGTCCCACCATTAGTTCCTAGGCTCACAGAGACCCTCACATCCTCACTGCTTCCAAATCACTCACTAGCCTCATCCGTGGTCCAAACTGCCTCAATGGCCCCCGTTGCCTCAATGATTCCCCCAAATCCAAAGCCTTCTACTCCTTCACCCATCCCAGGTGTTCCGCAGGAACCAGCTAGCGCCACTATTACCTATCCCTCCTTAATGGATCTCCAATCAGTAAACATTCCTTTATCTTCAGCTCCTACCCCACCTGTTGCTTCCAGTCTTTCTACTACTCCACCAACGCTTGTGGCTTCCCTCCTTGGTACAGTTTTGCGCCCTCCTGTGCCTCTGTCCCCTCCTGCTCCCCTGACTCTCACCTCTCTTCTTGCAGCTCCCCCTGCTTTTATTCACACCCCTTCTGTGGCTCCAACTCTTTCTCTGATCCCCAATCCTCCTGTGGCTCCTCGCCCCTCTATTTTTCCCATTCCTCTTGTGACCCCCACCCCTTCTACTGCATCTGACCTTTCTAAAACTCCCATCCCTTCTCTTAATTCTACACTTCCTATTACCCCCACCCTATCATTTGCTCCTGGACTTCGGGTGGCTCCTGTTCCTCCAGTAACTCCTTCCCCTTTTGTAGCTCCTGCACCTTGTTTTCCTCCCATCCCTTCAGTTACTCCAaatcctcctttttctcccactCCCTTTTTTGCACCCTCCACTTCTTTTGCTCCCACTCCTTCTTTTGCTCCTGTCTCTTCAGTTGCTCCTGCCCATTCTATGGCTTCCAAGCCCCCAATAACCCAAACTTCAATAATAGACCACTCATTTTTAATAGACCCTACTTACTTAAGAGAACAGCCCCAGATCTGCCATTCTCCTTCTGTGGCCCATACCAGCTCACTGAATCCCAGCTACTCAAGAACTTACATCACTTCTGTGGCTTCTACTTCCTCCTTATCCCCTAGTCATTCAACAACCTTTACCTCCTCAAAAGCTCCTTCAATGGCCCCCATTTTCTCTAGGAGACCTAGTTTCTCCTCACCTTCCACCTCTTCAATTGTCCCCTTAAAAAATTCTGCCACATCAAGAAAACCTGCCAGGACCTCAAGGTTCCATACCTCATCAATAGCACCAAAGGCCTCTATATCCCGCACTTCATGTATAGCCAGAACATTTGGAGAAACCCTTAGCTCTTCTCTGGTTCATGACCACTCCCTCGTCCCTATGCCTTCTGTGGCCTGTACCACCATGGTGACCTGCACTGGCTCTACTAGCCATACCCATTCTCAGGCTTCTCCCTCTTCCACAATCTGTACTCCCTCTTTGGTTCATACTCCCCTTATATCCTGTGGCTCCTTTACAACTGCCACCAATTCCGTGGCTCTCTCCTCACAGGCATCCCCCCACTTAGAAGAGAAAATCTGCTCACAGATACTTAGATCATCATTGCTCCACACTCCCTCTGAAGAAGCCCATATTCATTCCCCAACTCAAACCACTTCAGTAGCAGCCACCAGTTTAGAGAAAATGACTAGTTCCCAGATCCTTAGATTTTCACTGGCAGGTGGTACTCCTGTAGACCACAATCCTTCCAGGGCCCATGTTCAACCTATAACACACACAGAATCATGGAATTTAACTTCACCAGCTCACACTGTCACACCACGTAGAAAGCCCTGGATGTGCAACAAGGATACACCCATCTTTCTGAAGCCCACCTCTTTAGTGGACTTTCAACTTCCCCAACAgtcttccctgactccaaggccaccaAGTTCTCCTTTGGCACCAGCTACATGTGGAAAACCAGAACTGCTGGGTTCCATTCCAAGAGTCTTAACCACTGATGATGCTCCTCTGATGACCTCAGCCCCATTGACTTCTGACATTGATGAATCACATGCAACCTTTTCAGGCATCTCTCAGCAGCAGAATTCCCAAGAGTATTTAATGCTCCCATATTTGTTGCTCTGGGCTTCAAAATTGGAGCCCCTTTCTCTTGACCCATCAGAAGCCTATCTCTGGAGACAAAATAGAAAACACAATGGGACCTTACCCATTCTTATGCCAGAGAAGCCAAGTGATCATAAGAGCTCagagcagcagaagcagtttgtTCCTTTACGACTGCAGCTTTCTGAACAGACCAAGAATGCCAGAGACCAGCAGCATCCAGAGGCTAATAAAGTCCCTCTCCTCAGTTCAAATGCCCAGGAGTTCCTGGAGATGCACATAACAGAAAAGAAAGCACACCATATTAGGATGGAAAAGGAATTACTGAGCCAAGCTACTGCAGATCTCCCACCCTGTTTCCACCACAGGGAATTGGAAAAATTGTCTTTAGTTCTGGAAGACACAGAACCATCTGCTAAAGATCTGTGGACCCCAGATCCACAGTGTTGGAGTACAGACCAACCCTTCTTGGGTTCTGAAACCCTTGGCAATAACATGAAACCAGAACAGATGTCCAGCTCTCAACAGCTTCACACTCCTTTATCCCTGATCCTAGACCCCAGCACCCTTCATTTTCTGAACAGACTTTGCTCCATGCCTGGGTGGAATCCTGAGAGCACAATAAGCCATAATCAACAATGCATTCAGCTCTTCTGGGGTCTTCCCTCTCTACATAGTGAATCTTTGGCGACATCCTACATGGGATCTAGTTCCTCCTCCAGGCAGGAGACCAGCATCAAATTACCACCAAGGGTAAATCCCTTAGTTTTCTTCAATGATCTTTGCTACCTCCACCTGTCTAACTCAGCGAATCCAGCCACTCTACCTTCTCCAGCCCAAAACTGTAAACTACTTCTAAATTCTCATTCAACCTCATCCCAGCCACTGTCTTTACCTCATAGTCCACCCCTATCCCCAATCCCACCCCGACCCTCACCCCCAACTCGTCCAATGACCTCATACCCATTCCCTTCTCCATCCCTATCCTCGTCACTGGCCCCAGTCAGGAACTTCAGAACTGACCCTGAAGAGACCTCATTACGGATCCCAACTATCTACCTGCCAAAGTTCCAGACCTTGGAGTGGCACCTGCTGCAGAAACGGCTCCAGTCCTTATGGGGTGTGCCCCATATTGTTCAGAGATCTTATAAAGCCTTCTACCCTTTGCCTCTCCCACTGCCCCAGGTCCATAAGTCCCCTTTCCCCCAGGTACAGGTTTCCAACTGGCCCCAGGAGCTACCTTTCGTatccaaagattttaaaaaactactggaaacccATCTTCGAAGGAGGCTTGTACAACATCACCGCGGAATTGCCCGGAGGATTGAAGACAACATCAAACACCTTGTGCTTCATACTATACCTCAGCAAGACCCTGCAAAATCCAAAAAGCCTAAACCTCCTGCATTCCAAGATGTGAAGCACTCTGGCAAAAGGGATACAGCAAGTGACTCAGTGGCTGTTCTAGGTGTGGGATCAGCAATAATGCCAGAGACAGGTCTAACTATGCACACAAAGGTGGGCCCAAAGTGCAACCCTGGGAAAATACCAACCCCAAGTAAACAGGAAATATTGCAGAAACATCTTATTAAGAAGAGCTTAGCAATACAGCAGAAAGTGGTTCCTGAGACAGTGAGTCGTTCCTGGGCAAGGTATCAGTCCATAACATTACAGCCTGGTCAGACACCACATAGACCactgaaaatgaaagagattGTCCCCAAAGCTCCATATATGGAAGACATAGAAACTCAAACTCAATCTCAAACTGAACCCAAGtcccaaatccagccccaactACAATTCCGGCAAGAGGCTCCTTCACCCATTAAAGAAGTGTTTTATCAAGCAGAAACCTGCAAGGATGTTCCATTCCTTAATCCAGAgactaaaaaactccttgaatcCCACATTAGTCATCTCCACGTTCAGTCAAAGTGGGGTTTGCCCAAAAAAGTCCTGGAATCCATCCACCTGTTTAAACTAAAAAATCCTTCAAGTCAAGTTTCACCTGTCCATTGGCTGAGGTCTTACTCTGGGATAGGGGAAAGAAACCTCCAGGAATTCTGGGTAGTTGGTGTTGCCAGAGAAGCCTCTGCTCCTGTTTtagatatcttagaagcagagaaGAGTTCCTGGAATATTGGAAAGGAACTGGGGAAAGGACCTCAGGCTAGGGGAGACTGGGAAGAGAATATATTCTCTCCTAGACCTTGCCAAATGGATAGGGAACCTAGACAGCATATGAGTGAGATGGGGTCTAGGAGGAAAATTTTAGAGTTGAATATGAAACATCCAGCTTTACTTCAAAGACAAAAGGACCTAGACCCCAGTTTCAGGAAGAAActacaaggaaaggaaaaacaggaTCACAGGGTAATTCCCCtcattgaggaaaatgagagagtAGATGAAGGCCAAAGACTTTGCCTCCTTAAGAGTCCTTGTACATTAAACAATGCCGTCAGCTTCTCCAAGCTAAATTTTCATCTGAAGAAAAGGATGGTGGAAAAGGTTTTGGGAATTCCCTTAAGGGTAAGGGAGTCTAGAGAACTGGCAACAAGAAAACAACTCcaactccttccctcccttcaagTGGAAGCCCCTCTGGTAGGTGAAGCCACTGAAAGTTTTCCAGGGCCTTCCCAtgagagagagattaaagatgCCCAGATGGCTGAGGGACAAGCCCTCTCTCTAAGCACCTTGGATACTCAGGATTTAAGTTCCCTTCTCTTTAAAGCCCAACTTAGCAATGAGGAAGAGTTCCATCCAAGCGTATTAGAACATAGCTATTGTCAGAGACACGCTTCAGACACTCTGGTCTATCTCCATGCTCTTGGTTTTCAGGCTACTGAGGTCCCCGGGTCATAA